Proteins co-encoded in one Acinetobacter lwoffii genomic window:
- a CDS encoding pyridoxal phosphate-dependent aminotransferase has translation MSQKKSVIFKNLLPVIKQYQQLGFTHEKIVALLRDEHDLDLVTTETFKSYLYRYAKVTSTPSENIKMPNTFQTPREIKKSSKLEHVCYDIRGPVLRAAIEMEEAGHKIIKLNIGNPAPFGFEAPQEIINDVALNLPNAIGYTDSKGIFPARKAICQYYQQKGILDMHVNDVYIGNGVSELIVMAMQGLLDDGDEMLIPMPDYPLWTAAVNLSGGTAIHYKCDEENHWYPDIADMESKITPNTRGIVIINPNNPTGSVYPRHVLQQIVDLAKKYDLILFADEIYDKIIYDGIEHVAVAALAGDQLCVSFNGLSKAYRIAGFRSGWMAITGNKARAADYIEGLDMLASMRLCANHQAQYAIQTALGGYQSINDLIRPGGRLYEQRNIAWEMLNEIPGVSCVKPEGAMYCFPKLDPNVYPIQDDEKLMLDLLRAEKVLLVQGTGFNWPTPDHFRVVFLPAENELREAITRVGRFLAKMR, from the coding sequence ATGTCGCAAAAAAAGAGCGTAATTTTTAAAAATCTGCTGCCTGTGATCAAACAATATCAGCAGCTTGGATTTACGCATGAAAAAATTGTTGCACTACTTCGAGATGAACATGATCTCGATCTAGTCACAACTGAGACATTTAAAAGTTATTTATATCGTTATGCAAAAGTGACCTCCACTCCTTCCGAGAACATCAAAATGCCGAACACTTTCCAAACCCCTCGCGAGATCAAGAAATCATCTAAGCTCGAGCATGTATGCTACGACATTCGCGGACCTGTGTTACGAGCGGCCATCGAGATGGAAGAAGCCGGTCACAAAATTATCAAATTAAATATTGGCAATCCTGCCCCATTCGGTTTTGAAGCGCCGCAGGAAATTATCAACGATGTGGCTTTAAACCTGCCGAATGCGATTGGCTACACGGATTCCAAAGGGATTTTCCCGGCGCGTAAGGCGATCTGTCAGTATTATCAGCAAAAAGGCATTCTAGATATGCACGTCAATGACGTCTATATCGGTAATGGTGTGTCTGAACTGATCGTGATGGCCATGCAGGGTCTGCTGGATGATGGCGATGAAATGCTGATTCCAATGCCAGATTATCCACTCTGGACGGCGGCAGTGAATCTATCTGGCGGTACAGCGATTCACTATAAATGTGATGAAGAAAATCACTGGTATCCAGATATTGCTGATATGGAAAGCAAAATCACGCCGAATACGCGTGGTATTGTGATTATCAACCCGAATAACCCGACCGGTTCGGTTTACCCACGTCATGTGTTGCAACAAATCGTCGACTTGGCGAAGAAATATGACCTGATTTTATTTGCTGACGAAATCTACGACAAAATTATTTACGATGGGATTGAGCATGTTGCTGTAGCAGCTCTGGCTGGCGATCAGCTCTGTGTTTCGTTTAACGGTTTATCTAAAGCCTATCGTATTGCTGGTTTCCGTTCCGGCTGGATGGCCATTACCGGCAATAAAGCACGTGCAGCAGACTATATCGAAGGTCTGGATATGCTGGCATCGATGCGTCTGTGTGCCAACCATCAGGCACAATATGCAATTCAGACTGCACTGGGCGGTTATCAGTCAATTAACGACCTGATTCGTCCGGGTGGGCGTTTATATGAACAGCGCAATATTGCCTGGGAAATGCTGAACGAGATTCCAGGTGTGTCTTGTGTCAAACCTGAAGGCGCAATGTATTGCTTCCCGAAACTGGATCCGAATGTGTATCCAATTCAGGACGATGAAAAACTGATGCTGGATTTGTTACGTGCAGAGAAAGTACTTCTGGTTCAAGGGACAGGCTTTAACTGGCCGACACCGGATCATTTCCGTGTAGTATTCCTGCCGGCTGAAAATGAACTGCGTGAAGCCATTACCCGTGTTGGCCGTTTCCTGGCCAAGATGCGTTAA
- the msrB gene encoding peptide-methionine (R)-S-oxide reductase MsrB: MGKLNKSDREWQRELSPEEFRITREKGTEPAFTGKYWNTKQDGTYVCRCCGTPLFSSETKYDSGCGWPSFYRPVSSSVVEELPDTSHGMVRTEIVCHHCDAHLGHVFPDGPEPTGLRYCVNSASLDLETQEKNDEETYP; the protein is encoded by the coding sequence ATGGGAAAACTCAATAAATCAGACCGGGAATGGCAAAGAGAGTTATCACCTGAGGAGTTTCGCATTACGCGCGAGAAGGGAACCGAGCCGGCATTTACTGGAAAATACTGGAATACCAAGCAAGATGGCACTTATGTATGTCGTTGCTGCGGCACGCCACTGTTCTCTTCTGAGACCAAGTATGACAGCGGCTGTGGCTGGCCAAGTTTCTACCGTCCTGTCAGCAGTTCGGTGGTAGAAGAATTACCTGATACTTCACACGGAATGGTCAGAACTGAGATTGTTTGTCATCATTGTGACGCACACTTAGGGCATGTTTTCCCGGATGGCCCAGAACCGACCGGTTTGCGTTATTGTGTCAACTCGGCTTCTTTGGACTTAGAAACACAAGAAAAAAATGATGAGGAAACCTATCCATGA
- a CDS encoding glutathione peroxidase — protein sequence MTNIYQFEAELLDGKSKPLADYEGKVLLIVNTASKCGFTPQFSGLEKLYEKYKDQGLEILGFPCNQFGGQDPGSNEQIGEFCQKNYGVSFPMFSKVDVKGPEAHAIFRYLTNNSKGILGNGIKWNFTKFLIGRDGKVLNRFAPTTKPEDIEDEIAKVL from the coding sequence ATGACTAACATTTATCAGTTTGAAGCTGAATTGTTAGATGGCAAAAGCAAGCCACTTGCAGATTACGAAGGCAAGGTACTTTTGATCGTCAATACAGCGAGTAAGTGTGGTTTTACCCCACAATTTTCAGGATTAGAAAAACTTTACGAAAAATATAAAGATCAAGGTCTGGAAATTTTGGGATTTCCATGCAATCAGTTTGGTGGTCAAGATCCAGGTTCCAATGAACAGATTGGTGAATTTTGCCAGAAGAATTACGGGGTATCTTTCCCGATGTTTTCCAAGGTGGATGTCAAAGGCCCTGAAGCGCACGCCATTTTTCGCTATTTGACTAACAATTCCAAAGGTATTTTAGGCAATGGAATTAAATGGAATTTTACCAAATTCCTGATCGGGCGTGATGGCAAGGTATTGAACCGTTTTGCTCCGACCACCAAGCCTGAAGATATTGAAGATGAAATTGCCAAAGTGTTGTAA
- the dapC gene encoding succinyldiaminopimelate transaminase produces the protein MNSSLSLLHPYPFEKLNQLFADIQPANMPLIPLSIGEPKHPAPEFVKQAIIDNFKHLSTYPNSKGLLELRESIAQWLTRRFKLNSISADSNILPVSGTREAIFSFVQALVNREDAPYVVMPNPFYQIYEGATLLAGAKPYFINCTEENNYLGDFDAVPAEVWEKTALLFVCTPGNPTGAVLSKEQFKKLIALSDQYNFVIASDECYSELWFDQAPVGLLEVCAEIGRDDYKNCVVFHSLSKRSNLPGMRSGFVAGDASLLKPYLQYRTYHGAAMPVQHQLASIAAWDDEAHVEENRVQYRAKFDLFQKELGHLLPLKKPDAGFYYWLKVDNDEAFAKHLMEEAHIKVLPGRYLSRDTEQGNPGENHVRLALVADLAQCEEVIRRLKTIL, from the coding sequence ATGAACTCTAGCTTGTCTCTACTGCATCCTTATCCGTTTGAAAAGTTAAATCAGCTTTTTGCGGATATCCAGCCTGCAAATATGCCTTTAATTCCCCTGTCGATTGGTGAACCGAAGCATCCTGCACCGGAGTTTGTGAAACAAGCGATTATCGATAACTTCAAACATTTGTCGACATATCCAAACAGTAAAGGCCTGCTGGAGCTACGTGAAAGTATTGCCCAATGGCTGACGCGCCGTTTTAAGCTAAATAGCATCAGTGCAGACAGCAATATCCTGCCTGTTTCTGGTACACGTGAAGCGATTTTCTCGTTTGTACAGGCTTTGGTGAATCGTGAAGATGCACCTTATGTAGTAATGCCGAATCCGTTTTATCAGATTTATGAAGGTGCAACGCTGCTCGCAGGTGCCAAACCTTATTTCATCAACTGTACTGAGGAAAATAACTACCTTGGTGATTTTGATGCGGTTCCGGCAGAAGTCTGGGAAAAAACGGCATTGCTATTTGTCTGCACCCCGGGCAATCCAACAGGTGCAGTGCTATCCAAAGAACAGTTCAAAAAACTGATTGCCCTGTCGGATCAATACAACTTTGTGATTGCTTCAGACGAATGCTATTCGGAACTGTGGTTTGACCAAGCACCCGTAGGTTTACTGGAAGTTTGTGCTGAAATTGGCCGGGATGACTATAAAAACTGTGTGGTGTTCCATTCACTGTCTAAGCGCTCTAACCTTCCGGGCATGCGTTCAGGTTTTGTTGCCGGTGATGCCAGCCTGTTAAAACCTTATTTGCAGTACCGTACTTACCACGGCGCAGCGATGCCGGTTCAGCACCAGTTAGCTTCAATTGCTGCCTGGGATGATGAAGCACATGTGGAAGAAAACCGGGTGCAATACCGTGCCAAGTTTGATTTATTCCAGAAAGAACTCGGTCATCTGCTGCCACTCAAAAAACCGGATGCAGGTTTCTATTACTGGTTAAAAGTCGACAATGATGAAGCCTTTGCCAAACATTTGATGGAAGAAGCACATATTAAAGTTCTTCCGGGTCGTTATTTATCCCGCGATACCGAACAAGGTAATCCGGGTGAAAATCATGTACGTCTGGCACTCGTAGCCGATCTGGCGCAATGTGAAGAGGTTATTCGACGCCTGAAAACCATCCTCTAA
- the glnD gene encoding [protein-PII] uridylyltransferase → MINTHPLLNYAKSNHDIKAINQWRSDVENQLQESFENGQSIRDIILARSNLIDEALQFLWQHAELDQTDLALFAVGGYGRREMLPYSDVDIMILSEDEINPEQEQLISTFISSLWDVGNFKPGISVRTINECVNQASSDLTVATTLIEARLIIGNENLCKWPRRIVSRTWTDKTFFDAKMDEQHKRYAQHNNTESNLEPDIKNAPGGIRDINQIGWIAKRHFRVNRIYDLVHLGFISEFELGVLEEAESFLWEIRHHLHRLTKRDENRLLFDYQRDIAAKFGYVREEAHHPNYPIEQFMKRYYRSAQQVSTLNEMLLAYFNESVITPRLPQYERQIEEINENFKLVDGKLAVQHHKIFSENPSAILEIFYLLANRPEIEGIRARTLRLLTLAGKRIDQDFRDNPVHQALFMAIIRSPHRLYDTMVAMKRYGVLGNYIPAFGQILGLMQYDLFHIYTVDAHTLLLLRNLNRFKEPEFAKEFPVVSSVFQRLTRRDIVYLAAIFHDIAKGRGGDHSELGASDAIKFCRSHGFTERESNLVAWLIQNHLVMSVTAQKKDISDPDVVKEFAEKMGDMEHLDYLYTLTVADINATNPKLWNTWRASLMRQLYTQARDVIRSGLGRPVDYQMLIEDTKFAASELLVQDFSLDEVEKVWQELGDDYFLKETADEIAWHTRAILQHGDNPAPLVLMRAHRKYAQDAVQIFIYTQDQPNLFATTVAILDRMNLDVQDARIITATKAFSLDTYVVLDRFGTLLTDPEREATVIEALKDALSHSDEYPGLMQRRIPRQLRHFDIENTVDISINPALNQNMVEIATLDHPGLLAKIGGLFMMQGLDIHSAKIATLGERAEDIFFVTKKDGNPMTPGESAEFAAALKTALDEASHQVCSQHSH, encoded by the coding sequence ATGATCAACACCCATCCACTGCTGAATTACGCTAAAAGCAACCATGACATTAAAGCCATCAATCAATGGCGCAGTGATGTCGAAAATCAGCTTCAGGAAAGTTTTGAAAATGGACAGTCGATTCGGGATATTATTCTGGCGCGTTCCAATCTAATTGATGAAGCATTACAGTTTCTCTGGCAACATGCCGAACTGGATCAAACTGATTTGGCCCTGTTTGCAGTCGGAGGCTATGGCCGTCGTGAAATGCTGCCTTATTCTGATGTTGACATCATGATCTTGTCGGAAGACGAGATTAACCCGGAACAGGAACAGCTGATTTCTACATTTATTTCATCGCTTTGGGATGTCGGGAATTTCAAACCCGGTATCAGTGTCCGCACCATCAATGAATGTGTCAATCAGGCCAGTAGTGATCTGACTGTCGCTACCACCCTGATTGAAGCCCGCCTGATTATTGGTAATGAGAACCTGTGCAAATGGCCACGTCGCATTGTGTCACGTACCTGGACCGATAAAACCTTTTTTGATGCCAAGATGGATGAGCAGCACAAGCGTTATGCTCAGCACAACAATACTGAAAGCAATCTGGAACCAGATATTAAAAATGCGCCGGGTGGCATCCGTGACATCAACCAGATTGGCTGGATCGCCAAACGGCATTTCCGCGTCAATCGCATTTATGATCTGGTGCATCTCGGTTTTATTTCAGAATTTGAACTCGGTGTGCTTGAGGAAGCAGAGAGTTTCCTCTGGGAAATCCGTCATCATTTGCACCGCCTGACCAAGCGCGATGAAAACCGCTTATTGTTCGATTATCAGCGCGATATAGCCGCCAAATTCGGCTATGTACGTGAAGAGGCGCATCATCCGAACTATCCAATTGAACAGTTCATGAAGCGCTATTATCGCAGTGCACAGCAGGTGTCGACGCTAAACGAAATGCTGCTGGCCTATTTTAATGAATCGGTCATTACGCCACGTTTACCGCAATATGAACGCCAAATTGAAGAAATTAATGAAAATTTCAAACTGGTCGACGGCAAACTGGCCGTGCAGCATCACAAGATTTTTTCGGAAAATCCAAGTGCAATTCTGGAAATTTTCTATCTGCTGGCCAATCGTCCCGAGATCGAAGGCATTCGTGCGCGTACCTTACGCCTGCTGACCTTGGCTGGAAAACGCATTGATCAGGATTTCCGTGATAATCCGGTGCATCAGGCACTGTTTATGGCGATTATCCGTTCACCGCATCGACTCTATGACACCATGGTCGCGATGAAGCGGTATGGTGTGCTTGGAAATTACATTCCGGCCTTTGGACAAATTCTGGGACTGATGCAATATGACCTGTTCCATATCTATACGGTCGATGCGCATACCTTATTACTATTGCGCAACTTAAACCGCTTTAAAGAACCTGAATTTGCCAAAGAATTTCCGGTGGTCAGTTCAGTGTTCCAGCGTTTGACCCGTCGTGACATCGTTTATCTGGCGGCAATTTTCCATGATATTGCCAAAGGCCGTGGCGGTGATCACAGTGAACTCGGCGCCAGCGATGCGATTAAATTCTGCCGGAGCCATGGCTTTACTGAACGCGAAAGCAACCTGGTGGCCTGGCTGATCCAGAATCATCTGGTAATGTCTGTCACTGCCCAGAAAAAAGATATTTCTGATCCGGATGTGGTCAAAGAATTCGCCGAAAAAATGGGTGATATGGAGCATCTGGATTATTTATACACTCTGACGGTAGCCGATATTAATGCCACCAATCCGAAGCTGTGGAATACCTGGCGCGCTTCGCTGATGCGTCAACTATATACTCAAGCACGTGACGTGATCCGTTCCGGTCTGGGCCGTCCGGTTGATTATCAGATGCTGATTGAAGATACCAAATTTGCAGCCAGTGAACTTCTGGTTCAGGACTTCTCACTGGATGAAGTAGAAAAAGTCTGGCAGGAACTTGGTGATGACTATTTCCTCAAAGAGACAGCAGATGAAATCGCCTGGCATACCCGTGCCATTTTACAGCACGGCGACAATCCTGCCCCACTGGTGCTGATGCGGGCACACCGTAAATATGCGCAGGATGCGGTACAGATCTTTATTTATACGCAGGATCAACCCAACCTGTTTGCCACCACGGTAGCTATTCTGGATCGTATGAATCTGGATGTACAAGATGCTCGAATTATTACAGCGACTAAAGCCTTCAGTCTGGACACCTACGTGGTACTCGACCGTTTTGGTACCTTATTGACCGATCCGGAACGCGAAGCCACAGTCATTGAAGCCCTAAAAGATGCCTTAAGTCATTCAGATGAATATCCGGGCCTGATGCAGCGCCGGATTCCACGTCAATTACGTCATTTCGATATTGAAAATACAGTCGATATCAGTATCAATCCTGCCTTGAATCAGAATATGGTTGAAATTGCCACTCTCGATCATCCCGGTTTACTTGCCAAAATCGGTGGTTTATTTATGATGCAAGGGCTGGATATACACTCTGCCAAAATTGCCACACTTGGCGAACGTGCCGAAGATATATTCTTTGTCACCAAAAAAGATGGCAACCCTATGACACCTGGAGAATCTGCCGAATTTGCAGCTGCACTTAAAACTGCGCTGGATGAAGCCTCTCATCAGGTTTGTAGTCAACACTCACATTAA
- the purT gene encoding formate-dependent phosphoribosylglycinamide formyltransferase has translation MIHMSVTIGTPLQSSAYKVLLLGSGELGKEVVISLQRLGVEVHAADRYDHAPAMQVAHYSYTLNMADAVELKQLINQIQPHLIVPEIEAIATEVLLEIEAQNIATVIPSAKAVNLTMNREGIRRLAAEELGLPTSAYRFADSLESFRAACDDVGYPNFVKPVMSSSGKGQSRVTRFDEVDAAWEYAQTGGRVNQGTVIVESQIDFDFEITLLTVRAKNPETGEIETSYCDPIGHRQDSGDYVESWQPQPMTPAALEESKRIANKVTTALGGCGIFGVELFVKGEKVWFSEVSPRPHDTGLVTLASQFQSEFELHARAILGLPVNTARHSVAASAVIYAGVDDRNLSFSGLNLALADGNTDLRLFGKPEGFKRRRMGVATARAENIEQARELALQVANQVSVNQN, from the coding sequence ATGATCCACATGAGCGTGACTATTGGTACTCCCCTTCAATCTTCTGCCTATAAAGTTCTATTATTGGGTTCTGGTGAACTGGGCAAGGAAGTGGTGATTTCACTACAACGCCTTGGAGTCGAAGTTCATGCTGCTGACCGTTATGATCATGCCCCTGCCATGCAGGTTGCGCATTATTCCTATACCTTGAATATGGCAGATGCTGTAGAACTCAAACAACTCATCAATCAAATCCAGCCACATTTAATTGTTCCTGAAATTGAAGCGATTGCGACCGAAGTTCTGCTTGAAATAGAAGCCCAGAACATTGCTACAGTCATTCCTTCTGCTAAAGCCGTCAATCTGACCATGAACCGTGAAGGTATTCGTCGTCTGGCTGCGGAAGAACTCGGTCTGCCAACTTCAGCTTACCGTTTTGCCGACAGTTTAGAATCCTTCCGCGCGGCCTGTGACGATGTCGGCTATCCAAACTTTGTGAAACCGGTGATGTCATCTTCAGGCAAAGGTCAGTCTCGTGTTACCCGTTTTGATGAAGTCGATGCTGCCTGGGAATATGCGCAAACCGGTGGCCGGGTCAATCAGGGTACTGTGATTGTAGAATCACAAATTGACTTTGATTTTGAAATTACCTTATTGACTGTTCGTGCAAAAAATCCAGAAACCGGCGAAATCGAAACGTCTTATTGCGACCCGATCGGACATCGTCAGGACTCAGGTGATTATGTGGAAAGCTGGCAGCCTCAACCGATGACTCCAGCCGCGCTGGAAGAATCCAAGCGCATTGCCAACAAGGTCACTACAGCACTTGGTGGCTGCGGAATCTTTGGAGTGGAACTCTTTGTAAAAGGCGAAAAAGTATGGTTTAGTGAGGTTTCCCCACGTCCACACGATACTGGACTGGTGACTTTAGCCTCCCAATTTCAAAGTGAATTTGAGCTGCATGCACGTGCTATTTTAGGCTTGCCGGTGAATACTGCACGACATAGTGTGGCTGCCAGTGCGGTAATTTATGCTGGGGTAGATGATCGCAATCTTTCCTTTTCTGGCCTGAATCTTGCTTTAGCAGACGGCAATACCGATTTGCGCCTGTTTGGCAAACCTGAAGGTTTTAAACGTCGTCGTATGGGCGTTGCCACAGCACGTGCGGAAAACATTGAACAGGCACGTGAACTGGCCCTCCAGGTCGCCAACCAAGTTAGCGTCAACCAAAACTAA